A section of the Melopsittacus undulatus isolate bMelUnd1 chromosome 3, bMelUnd1.mat.Z, whole genome shotgun sequence genome encodes:
- the OLIG3 gene encoding oligodendrocyte transcription factor 3, whose amino-acid sequence MNSDSSSVSSRASSPDMDEMYLRDHHHHHHHHHHQDSRLNSVSSTQNDLVQKMSGEGLSRNGSKAGGEGSKYKIKKQLSEQDLQQLRLKINGRERKRMHDLNLAMDGLREVMPYAHGPSVRKLSKIATLLLARNYILMLTSSLEEMKRLVGEIYGGHHSAFHCGTVGHSAGHPPHAAGPVHQVHPILGSALSSANTSSSLSASLPAIGTIRPPHSLLKTPSTPPALQLGSGFQHWAGLPCPCTICQMPPPPHLSALTASNMARISGETKDLLK is encoded by the coding sequence ATGAATTCTGACTCCAGCTCTGTCTCCAGCAGAGCTTCCTCGCCAGACATGGATGAGATGTACCTGagagaccaccaccaccatcaccaccatcaccaccaccaggACAGCCGCCTCAACTCCGTCTCCTCCACCCAGAACGACCTGGTGCAGAAGATGTCCGGGGAAGGCCTCTCCAGGAACGGCTCCAAGGCCGGAGGGGAAGGCAGCAAGTACAAAATCAAGAAACAGCTCTCGGAGCAGGACCTGCAGCAGCTGCGGCTGAAGATTAACGGCCGGGAGCGTAAGAGGATGCACGACCTCAACCTCGCCATGGACGGGCTGCGGGAGGTGATGCCCTACGCGCACGGCCCTTCTGTGAGAAAACTCTCCAAAATCGCCACCCTCCTGCTAGCCAGAAACTATATCCTGATGCTCACCAGCTCCCTGGAGGAGATGAAGAGGCTGGTGGGGGAAATCTACGGGGGGCACCACTCGGCCTTCCACTGTGGCACGGTGGGACATTCCGCCGGGCACCCACCCCACGCCGCTGGCCCGGTGCACCAGGTGCACCCCATCCTCGGCAGTGCCTTGTCCTCCGCCAATACCTCCTCGTCCCTCTCCGCCTCCCTGCCGGCCATCGGCACCATCCGGCCCCCCCACTCCTTGCTGAAGACCCCCTCGACCCCCCCCGCCCTGCAACTCGGCAGTGGCTTCCAGCACTGGGCGGGCTTGCCGTGCCCCTGCACCATCTGCCAGatgccccccccgccccaccTCTCTGCCCTCACCGCCTCCAACATGGCCAGGATCTCGGGGGAGACCAAGGACCTCCTGAAGTGA